In Mercurialis annua linkage group LG6, ddMerAnnu1.2, whole genome shotgun sequence, the following are encoded in one genomic region:
- the LOC126688225 gene encoding protein STRICTOSIDINE SYNTHASE-LIKE 11-like, with amino-acid sequence MGFLFTPLAMLIISTVFLLSFSIPPTVLSYSFSKLPLPPLAMGPESTTFDYLNQGPYTGIADGRTIKYQGPNIGFQDYAFNSPNRSKAVCDGNTDPTLGKICGRPLGIGFLRSTRQLFIADAYLGLLVAGPNGRLAKIVAPGAEGQAFNLLDGLAVHQQTGNVFVTDASAVFGLSQIQEAVAANDSTGRLIKYDSNTGSTSVLLRNLSGPAGAAVSIDGTYVLFTEFIGKRIQKYWLSGPKANTAEVLITLPGRPDNIKRTPAGDFWIAVNVPFNNVTNFPTAVKINGYGMVLSNFTIIDQYNNTQISEVHESGGLLYIGSMNTDFIGVFRP; translated from the exons ATGGGGTTCTTGTTTACACCACTAGCCATGCTCATAATTTCCACCGTATTCCTCCTCTCCTTCTCTATTCCTCCCACTGTGCTGTCCTACTCATTCTCAAAACTTCCGTTACCACCACTAGCCATGGGCCCTGAATCTACTACCTTTGATTATCTTAATCAAGGACCCTATACAGGCATTGCTGACGGCAGAACTATCAAATATCAAGGCCCTAATATCGGATTTCAAGATTATGCTTTCAATTCACCTAACCG GTCCAAGGCAGTATGCGATGGCAATACAGATCCGACTTTGGGGAAGATATGTGGAAGACCGCTAGGCATAGGGTTCTTGAGGTCAACAAGGCAGCTCTTCATAGCCGATGCGTATTTAGGACTGCTGGTCGCCGGACCTAATGGAAGGCTCGCGAAAATAGTAGCCCCTGGTGCAGAAGGACAAGCCTTTAACTTGCTTGATGGTTTGGCTGTTCACCAACAAACTGGAAATGTTTTTGTCACTGATGCTAGTGCTGTATTTGGTTTGAG TCAAATTCAAGAGGCTGTGGCTGCGAATGACTCAACAGGAAGGCTAATAAAATACGACTCGAACACGGGAAGTACTTCAGTGTTATTGAGAAATCTTTCAGGCCCAGCTGGTGCTGCAGTTAGTATAGACGGCACATATGTTCTATTCACAGAATTTATAGGTAAAAGAATTCAGAAATATTGGCTCTCAGGTCCAAAAGCTAACACAGCAGAAGTTCTGATTACTTTACCCGGTAGACCAGACAACATTAAACGAACACCGGCCGGAGACTTTTGGATCGCGGTGAACGTACCATTCAATAACGTAACAAATTTTCCGACAGCGGTAAAAATCAATGGTTACGGTATGGTTTTGTCGAATTTTACCATCATTGATCAGTATAACAACACTCAGATAAGTGAAGTTCATGAGTCTGGTGGGTTATTATATATTGGCTCTATGAATACTGACTTTATTGGTGTGTTTCGGCCCTAA